CACAGCAGGCATAACAATTCAGTCCAAATAACTCCGCAGCCTGTTTATGATACGGATAGATGAACTCGCTAAACATTTCCGGGGAAATATCCCCACATTCCTGCGCCTCACACAGTCCCCACATGGACTTTAAGGTCACACGGTCCTGATCACTGCCAAGGCTGTCTGTCAGACCAAGTCCTCCTGAGCCAACGAACGTATTGTCCGTATTGCAATACAGCAGATTCTGCTCTTCCAAAAACTGAAGCTTTTTGATATATCCGTTTGTCAGTTTCGTAAAGATCTCATGTACTTTTTCCGGAAAATCATAGAAATCATACATCAGACCGTCCAGTCCACGGAAATTTGCGTAAGCAAGCGCGATATGAGATGACCAGAACCACCAGGTACGCATTTTCACTTCCACGATACCATCAAAAATCTCACGTGCCAGCTCCAATGCGGCGTTTGTTGCCTTCTCATCTACGATAACAACCGGATCTTCGATGCTTTTTTCCACATCCATCGCTTCAAATTCCTCATCATCCATATCTTTCATGGTCGCAACCCAGGAATACGCTTTATTCTTATCATCTTTGTCAATCTCCGTCTTGTTTTCACCAATACCCCATTCCGTGTTCACTGCTCTGTGCGGAAGGTAAAATACCGGAGTCAACGGCTTATCATCCTTCAACTGTGTTGCCCAGAATATTTCCTTTCGAAACCACATCTCCCAGTCCTGTGCCATATAGCCTTCACATTTGATATCACGGTCAAATCGGACTGCCTCGTTC
The Ruminococcus gauvreauii genome window above contains:
- a CDS encoding uroporphyrinogen decarboxylase/cobalamine-independent methonine synthase family protein; its protein translation is MRIDKGYWGNWITEGWPIEEVKVSEKDKRILQDLAKEFRALCDRPQEEEKIRLWKDHNDLKPTRPLLLVDMENGWNEAVRFDRDIKCEGYMAQDWEMWFRKEIFWATQLKDDKPLTPVFYLPHRAVNTEWGIGENKTEIDKDDKNKAYSWVATMKDMDDEEFEAMDVEKSIEDPVVIVDEKATNAALELAREIFDGIVEVKMRTWWFWSSHIALAYANFRGLDGLMYDFYDFPEKVHEIFTKLTNGYIKKLQFLEEQNLLYCNTDNTFVGSGGLGLTDSLGSDQDRVTLKSMWGLCEAQECGDISPEMFSEFIYPYHKQAAELFGLNCYACCEGIDTKWQWISQIPNMRRISVSQWSDMAKMSEYLKDDYVYSYKANSAHVTVPDMNEDVIRTELRRMYEKTRENQNHVEVVLKDLHTISNKPEQVIRWVEIAREELERAY